Proteins from a genomic interval of Zingiber officinale cultivar Zhangliang chromosome 2A, Zo_v1.1, whole genome shotgun sequence:
- the LOC122042097 gene encoding dormancy-associated protein homolog 4-like isoform X1 encodes MGLLHHLWDDTVAGPLPDSGLGRLRKSSSFSPSSSSAAAKRPPAALQVTRSITILRSGGPPSPSSAAGSPRSVPDSPVSVPTPRGDWKRLRRKLAPVVGEGSEAVEPRKPTVYDWVVISALDR; translated from the exons ATGGGACTGCTACACCACCTGTGGGACGACACGGTGGCCGGGCCTCTGCCGGACTCCGGCCTCGGGAGGCTCCGCAAGTCTTCGTCCTTTTCCCCTTCCTCGTCCTCCGCGGCGGCTAAGCGGCCTCCCGCCGCTCTCCAGGTCACCCGGAGCATCACCATCCTCCGGAGCGGCGGACCCCCGTCGCCGTCCAGCGCTGCTGGCTCCCCTCGCAGCGTCCCCGACTCCCCTGTTTCCG TTCCGACGCCGAGGGGAGATTGGAAGAGGCTCCGGAGGAAGCTGGCGCCGGTGGTGGGCGAGGGATCGGAGGCCGTCGAGCCGAGGAAGCCCACTGTCTATGACTG GGTGGTGATAAGTGCTTTGGACAGATGA
- the LOC122042097 gene encoding dormancy-associated protein homolog 3-like isoform X2 yields MGLLHHLWDDTVAGPLPDSGLGRLRKSSSFSPSSSSAAAKRPPAALQVTRSITILRSGGPPSPSSAAGSPRSVPDSPVSVPTPRGDWKRLRRKLAPVVGEGSEAVEPRKPTVYD; encoded by the exons ATGGGACTGCTACACCACCTGTGGGACGACACGGTGGCCGGGCCTCTGCCGGACTCCGGCCTCGGGAGGCTCCGCAAGTCTTCGTCCTTTTCCCCTTCCTCGTCCTCCGCGGCGGCTAAGCGGCCTCCCGCCGCTCTCCAGGTCACCCGGAGCATCACCATCCTCCGGAGCGGCGGACCCCCGTCGCCGTCCAGCGCTGCTGGCTCCCCTCGCAGCGTCCCCGACTCCCCTGTTTCCG TTCCGACGCCGAGGGGAGATTGGAAGAGGCTCCGGAGGAAGCTGGCGCCGGTGGTGGGCGAGGGATCGGAGGCCGTCGAGCCGAGGAAGCCCACTGTCTATGACTG A